The sequence below is a genomic window from Setaria italica strain Yugu1 chromosome IV, Setaria_italica_v2.0, whole genome shotgun sequence.
ttttggtgaaggctgtcgacagcaagcagttgcaatggggtttgcggctgagggcatcggctactacattggccttgccaggatgatagtgcacttccaacttataatcctttatcaactccaaccatcttctctgacgcatgttgaggtcggcttgagtgaagatgtacttgaggctcttgtggtcggtgtagatgttgcagtgagctcccattaggtagtgcctccatatcttcaaggcatgtatcactgctgccaactcaaggtcatgtgtcgggtagcttagctcatgaggtcgtaacgcacgtgaggcataggcaatgactcggctgtcttgcatgagaacacatccgagttcagtgccagaggcgtcacagtatacgtcatacggcctagaggggtcgggttgagccaaaactgggacggtggtcagcaagtgcttcagggtcttgaaagcttcttcacacttggtgtcccacacaaacttgacctctttcttcagcaactcggtcatcggcttagctatcttggagaaatccggtatgaaacgccgatagtaacctgcaagtccaaggaaactcctgatctggtgtactgaggtaggagacttccattccatgacttcttgtaccttgctgggatccacggcgataccgtccttggagatagtgtgtcccagaaacttgacactatctaaccaaaactcacacttggagaactttgcataaagctggtgatctctcagccgttggagaactatatgaagatggtcggcatgctcttcctcgtccttcgagtacactaggatatcatcaatgaacaccacgacaaacttgtccagctcgggcataaacaccgagttcataaggtacatgaaataggcgggtgcattggtgagtccaaaggacatgactaggtactcgtacagtccatatctggtagagaaggctgtcttgggtatgtcgcaaggtcgaatctttatttggtgataaccagaacgaagatcgatcttagagaacacttttgctccggctaactgatcgaacaagacatcaatacgtggcagtgggtacttgttcttgactgttaccgcattgaggggtcggtaatccacacacatacgtagactgccatctttcttcttcacgaacagggcggggcaaccccaagatgatgtactgggtcgaatgaaacctttttccaacagatcatgcaactgggtcttcaacacggctaactcagcgggtggcatccgatagggtctcttagatatcggggctgtgccaggaatcaactctatggaaaactccacttctctatcaggtggcatacccggcaaatcttttggaaacacatcagggtactcacagacaacagagaggtcttctagacgggctcccaagagagggtaagcacaaggagtcgaagactcaggatgggtcaaggatagggtagaactgccatgagagggcgagctgatgtaaagagatcgggctgatgtatctagaacaacatgatgtcgggccatccaatccataccaaggatgacatctatgccttctaggtcaaggatgataaggttttccttcaagagggtggggcctagttGGAGAGGCACAaaaataacgacctgatccgacgttatccttcctccaggagtggcgatcacataggattccttagtgtgaccgacacttagcccacatctttcccttgccttatccctgataaagctatgagaggctcccgaatcaaacaacacaacaacagcttgatttaaaacaaggaaagtacccgtcattactggcgcaccttcgggaagttcggtcaagctggtgtagttgagtcggccttgtcggacttgtaccttgggccttcttcctctggctgccacggggttctgaccttgctgctggttcttgttcctggggcagtcctttgcaaaatgtccttcattgccgcaggtaaaacaacgattGCTGGCGGTCGGGCGAAGGGGCGttggtagggtcggccggggcacttgcggctggaagcctggaaaacgaggcgttgttgccggcgggggtcgggcgatccatttccctgactgctggggtcggccaggggcttgtggaggaatcatccggaaccttcgagtcggcggactcggaaatgccacagaggccttcctcttctggtcggccttgagagcttgcatgcagtcctcctgagagatggccaggttgaccaactcgttgtaggtgtccaccctgatggggttcagcctttccctgagctccaagctcagtcctcggcggaatctgtcccgcttcttctcgtctgtgtccgcatgataaccagcataacggcataggtcattgaaagcttgggcgtaatgcagcacatcccgagttccttgggtgagggccagaaactcgttgagcttacgctccaggagaccttcgggaatgtgatgcgccttgaacgccgtcttgaactcgttccagctgaccacgtggccagccggcagcatggcatggtagtggtcccaccaaagccgtgcggatccacgcagctgctgagctgcaaaccgcgccttgttgttgtcggggcacggagcggtgaggagctcgaacttggattcgatcgtatgaacccatgcatcagcgtcgagcggttcttgtgtcttttggaacagcgggggctgtgtccccagaaagtcctcataccgcgcgatatgcggctgctgctgtgctcttccaccatgtggctgttgttgtccttgcaccagatgccttagcagctcggtttgagttgctaggattgcctccaatggcgatgggggtgggggcgggggaagatcctgtcgctgattactaccactgggcacagatcTAGACCTAGtacggtgcgccatctgcaagagttaacgccccattaatttcataaccttaggtgtactccagcaaatggaacgtatgaattaaatcccttaatgcgactcttgccaatggtgcatcacacgtcctcatagaggaagcacattcctcccattctcGGCACAGGTAACCTCtatttgacctggtactccacttcaggcaacacatgccacatacagactcctaggatctgatcctctcaaaccaaggggtcggacacggtccgtacttgaaaaagggtcggacgaggcggagactgcctcaaaggtcggcgcactctggctcgcaaactagggttggccaactgaacaggctccccgaaaacagcatagggttacggcgcaacttactcaaccctagcatccacaccatacgaaaaggataaaactatgcaccgggttgactttatacacaacgatgtttcaacacagggagtactcaactcaaggctaacctattacagcttttccaaaatctaggctgccgaggagtacaacaaaaagaaagaaggttccctgagaacccttaagctacccatggacactatgagtcggagaaggggcgccatcttcttctatgtccatgctggacgctcccccatcttcctccgggtcctcctgagcttcgagctgcatgttgagggcgtgcatatcctcgagctcggcttggtgctcctccaggtgggcattggcgactgctagctccatttccacctccatcttttcctccgagagctctatcatgccgtccacgaggtcggcgacttctccttctagctcggagatccgatcttgcatatcgtggatctggataccacgctggatcagctggtaagtttggcctaccatgtctcttcttgctgcctggaggtgaccgtgggtatctgctgccgtccaggcgaagagggtcatggctcttccctgaagctctatcaacctgTAGAGGGCGGCCATGCaccggacgttggtggagatggtgaccatagcgcaggtggtggcgaacacctcgatgttcccgacgcggtcaagccaggccgggtccagccgactcctgacggggaagagaccgatcgggtccagcgtgatctccacggggtgcaactgacagaactgggtgagcaactgaagggcggcggattcTCATGTGTCTTCCGAAgcgagaccataggctattatgcccagagagggccagtcgggccgtgcaaggggaggtggtaccaacgcttgcacctggcacgtctgaatgccctgttccatatataaccgcccggcatacaaggtcggggactgatacccaaaccacttcagcgtatcccacaaaatcgcgggaaacccctcgaaatgcaggcacgttgactggaaggtatcGTCCactccaaaaacaacatgtccgggaacagccatctggaaccaagaaaaccgaaaccacgtgagatagatccaaggatcaggggtcggatagaaaaGCAGACGGGTttcaccgagagcaactaagagaaactagaaatccttagatcaaaagaactctttcggacagggttgctgctgAGAAAAGGGACCGTACAACCTTTTTagatatgacgcatgcacggcctaccttactcctAACCAAAAACAATTGCCCgaactttgggtcttacgcggtcagcgccggtgacaaggcaacaatacgtctctccctataataactagtcggttctagcaacgtctcttaacgagcgcggttagcaacctgcagaaaacaccacacacgaacctttcgtgccagcacccacgaaagcgttcccaaacattaccgctcactataggaacggcacctatgcgtttaaggctgcatggacagcactcaaccatggaaataggttccttccgaatagaaccatataacccttcgcatactcgtgatgcggaatcggcacacgtatgacaaacgtggcgaaacaaccgtgccgataggttcattggaatcgaaccgtaccaacctttgtatggaacacatacggaacctgcgcacgtataatagacgtgggcgaaaaacaaccgcgaagatagggtcctttgaatggagctccctatcaaccctcgcatactcacgatgcggaactcggcacacgtatgatagacgtggcgaagtgctggaagagttagcaacataaccaagtacttattagtcacctaaaacatccccaaaatcccctagagcctctcgcactaagtcatccttaatgatcgtacgaggttttcaaaagtttcttgcaacttttatccttttcaaagaagtgtttagggctcattgggttctctgaatgctaaacacggctctgataccagctgtggcggaactacctcggattagcttgattaagcaaggttaagccgtctaacatgcgacactcctgcctaaaccgagctaatacgaagtgccgtcggatttcatccgatttaaccacttgaacaggatcgagtttagcaaacccacatgaaggtgagtggttacagagaatacaacaagtccactgagttaaacaagttttacccattttagttcaaccataaagtccaacatcagagttttacaaaattcaaaagaacaacagagaaaacactagcggaagacttcgtcggggtcggatgtcctgggcgaggccagccagaacatcactgagtcctctcctcgccgtccgaggaggggtcccactcgaccgtccagcctggcgggagctggggcgaccaagcaccaaccagagaggggtcggacgcagcaacttcacctgaaaacagaagccacaacaaggctgagctactaagctcaacaagacttaaccgatacgagtaagggctactcctccttctagacatgcaaggcttcttggctgaggggtttgtttgccaaaagcactaagtaaccctatttcagtttttagctcaggttctatgttcatttaccaatctagGTTGTGCggcctattctaagcaatcatagagccaaacaagatgtgaagatataacaacaaacattgccatcatcagattcctcatttactcagggtgacatagcgatcaagcaatctcaaactgtgagaggcagacgaatcgattcgagttctttaaccatgcatggtgaacctagcctcacgacatctgcgcacccggaggtcgcttcttgtgtcggccttccccatcaatcccctaacccgtgtcgggcccatttcctttggtgcaaggttccacagactcggcctctgccgtcctgtgaccacgcttgccaccacgtgcgacaaccagcaggggaaactccgttccaagaacaatggggcgaccgctcacgtctaggttcaatccggtactaggcttcctcatcccatactaagtatgaggctagtactttcaaacacttgatcacaaacaccaccactgtcgggccttagcaaatttcataaacagacggggcgaccatccgaccaccaaagagttacccaaaaccctgccccgtccatcgtccttatagttataacaggagagtaaaaatgcaactcctataactcgcgagtgacaggaaatcactcggcttttaccgtttttcctggttaagcaatgcagctactcggtccaacagctagtgctcagatcatgggtcactgagtcatgcatctagggtttcacacaactcctatacgtaaatgcacaagcatgatacagaaggcatgcgcaagtctggtaaaacacataggactttcatgcaaccgggtcttgccttcaagcaaggaggatggGAACTGCTTGACTTCGGGGgcaacttcggcttcggagggcaggagctcggctacagcttcttcttctggcgccgggtgaagctcgtagaaaccgtcggcgaggtgcagctctacatgaatgcaatgcaagggttagcttagacggttagttcaacagcaacactggttcgcctgagcccagaaacttgcgacacaGAGCAGGagcaactgtggctgaaagggacggaaaagacgggcgacatcgggctctggggccgggatctggtggcgtgatgatgggcgcgggagatgaggttctgcagaaaggggtgcagagggcttccgctgctattggggaaaaagggggcgcgggaacccactctgttgcttgccagagacaaaactgggcggcaggagtcggagaagacgagccacgcggcaggaagactctgggacggccatgcaactcgagtgcggctggcgcgggggatctggaaaagatctcgcgggtccaccggtggatagatcggacgggtgaggaagatcagcaggatccaacggtgggctgagctcgccgggatCGGAAAAGGAGCgaggcgggaaggggtcggatctagGGGTCGGGAcctggcggaaaactgagcgCTTAGGTTCGGTCAACAAGACAGACGACCAGGATTAAGGGCcgcgatcaagactaactggaaaggcttaggggtcggtcgttacaaatttctagttcttttttctttgctaggattctcaattttttttattagaaacaGAGACTGAGTCACGTTGTTTTACAATACTCCCTTGGTTGATTATCACAATATCTATGCTTCATTAAAACTTCTTCTGAAAACTGAAGGGAAAACGGTTCATTAGAAGAAAAAATTGCACATACTGTACTTATTAGTTGCACTTTATATTGTCTTATTAGAATCTTTATGAGAAACTTCAAAAAGACTCGTAGTAGAAAAAGAGTACGATAATTGTACTTAGGATATTTGTTGAACATTGCTCCCTCCATCCCGAAGAACAATTCGttttgatatgcatctagatatatattatgtatatattatgtctagatgcatagcaaaatttatgtatctagaaaagtcaaaacgaatagtaatttggtacGAAGGGAGTATCAATCCACTTGATCCCAGTCGGGGTCCTGAGGATGGGGCGCCACCGTACCATCGATGTGTGACTTGAGGACGAACTTGCCGCACgtggacttgaagaaggacgccTATTTAGAGTAGGCGTTGGACTTCATCGTCATCGTCACAAGGACGTGAGACTtgacggagacggtggcgtAGGGGTGGATGGCAGGTGGCGGTGCCGGGTACACgatgaagccgccgccgccgttgccgggcGCGTCGCCGGCAGGAGGAGTTTGGGGCGCACCGCCAAAGGAGCCGCCGGTGCCAGGTGGCGGCACAGATGCAACGCCGTTGGTAGCAGAGGGCGGTCCAGGAGGCGGCACAGGATTAGCAATAGGAGCGGCGGTGTCGCCGGACACAGATGAGTCGGCGAAGGACATGGCGCATGACCGATGGGCAGCCGGTTGGGGAGGTGCAGGTCGAGGGGTGAGTGGCGGTGGTGTAGCGGGAGGGGGGCGCCGCCTAGGGTTGCGCGGATCAAGAGGAAGGCGCGGGGAGAGGAGGCTCATgatctaatctcgtgataccatgtagagaagtagatgggaaaacaccacacaccctaacgaggagggtgacctctatatatatggtcaATATGAATTGAAGTATAAGGAATACATCAAATgtacaagaaaaggaaaacacaaTACACGTATACTTATTTTGGAATGGTCATTATATTgtctatatatatttattaggATTTCATCCGGGAATTCTCCTCCGACTCTTGCATGTCTCCAGTCTTCTCTCGCTAAGTTAACGAAaacattttaaaaaattagTGGAGCTAATACTTTTGTCTCAAAGATTATCACAAGATTTAACACAAGTCACCATTGTTTCTCCATTCTTTTGCAATTCATGCGTATGGAAGAATTTAGGTAAAATATGCTTTTGTAATATTTGACTTGTTATATATCTTCATTGTACTTGTGCAACACAAATTAAATTATCTTCGTAGGTAATAGTAAGGGTtgaatgctattctttggcTGCTTGCGTAATTCGAATAGTGATGATATGATCCCAGGGCGGTTCTGGGCTTCTGGCCCGACCGAGCCAGAAACCTTCCAGCCATTCAACCAACCGAACCGCGAAACCTgcaccgggggggggggggggtcgccAATTTCCGGTAGCCTGTTAGCTACATGACTTCCACTGTTTGATATCCGTGTTCATGATTTTCGTCCGTTGGATTCTCCTCTCCTCCAACCCTAGCCGCGCGCTGCAAGCTGCCACCTCCGATCACGCCGCCGCTGGCCCGGAGCATGCCGACGCCGCCCCAGCCCCACCACCGTTGCTCCCCACCCcgcgcgccgtcggcggcggcttcaCGGGCGCGCTGGCCGCGTGTGCCGCCGGCcacgagaagaagaagatttttttgatttttattttacaaaaatgttgaatatattattttcaaatgttgaaatagatcatgaaaaatgttgaatttagttttttttcacGAAATGTTGAATGGtgttttacaaaatgttgaatatgCTGTTTCTGAGGTCCTGTTTGGCTGGCTTTGAATCACAAGAAACGTTGTCAAACGGTTCCAGCTAGAAACGTTTAGTgtttgtgcttttttttttttttattacgGATCAGAATCACTACCCAAATAGTTTCTTGTGATTTCGATTCTAGTTATCCTACCTCCCATCTAATATATAAACACTTCTGTTGGTCCTTTTTAAGCGCAACAAGTTAAAATGGATCGCATTTTAAACATTCTTCACTTAAAAAGATCAATATTTCTTTTAATATATCGATTTCTATATTTTTTCAtgtaaatatattatttttaactGCCTTAAAAAATCCGAACCTAGCCAGTTAACCAAATAATTTTACGAAAGTGGTTCTGATTCATACAAGAAATATTTTTAAAGAGAATTGAAATGTTTGTACGAGAATCTGGATGCCTACCGGCCCCCGGATGTTGTTCCAACTCtcataaaatgttgaatataaTACGTTAAAATGTTGATTTCGAGATGGGCCTCCGCGAGCCCCTTCCGGGGCTCGGCTCAACCGCATCCTCCCCGCGCCCGGCGCtcctcgtcgacgccgccgaccAACACGACGTTTCGCAGGCTCGCACCCCACGCCACCACCGAATCCCCCTCTCGCCGACGCAGCACGCGACCCACCCGATGCCGCCGCCCGACTCCGCCTCCACGCGCTCCTCCCTCCCGCTCGCCGCTACCCTGATGACCGACCCGACCCCCTCCCcaacctccgccgcgccgcctcccaaCCCCCTCGCCGCGGCATCCTCCTTcttccaccaccacctctcccGCCTGGCCTCCCACCTCACCGCCCCGCGCCCggccctcgccgcggcggcggcgacccgcgCGCCGGGGCCCCAGGGCGCGTCGCTCTCCCTCGCGCTCGCGCCTGATGAGGTCGCGCGCGCGCTCACCGGCACGCCCGTCTTCACGGTCTGCAACTCCAACAACGAGTTCGTGCTCGTTTCCGACCCCGCCACCGGCCTCCGCTCCCTCGGCCTGCTCTGCTTCCGTTCCGAGGATGCCAACGCCCTTCTCTCACATGTAGTCCCCATCCTCTCGGCCCTGTTGGCGTTGCGTTTTGTTTTGGATAATTTTTTTCCGCTAATGGTTTGGGAGCTTGTGTGGTTTAGGTGAGGACGCGGCAACCGGTGTTAGGGAGGGGAGCGAAAGTAGTGCCTATTACACTTGATCAGGTGGGTTTCACTCGTTTTGTCTTGTGATCAATCATGTCCAGACTTCATGAACAATTTTACATATGCATCTATAATCTATGGGTATATTGTGGTTTCTGCAAGAATTTTATAGGGTGTTTCAGAGTTTGGATTTTGTCTGAAGCATGAGAAACTTTGTAATTATTGGAAGGCATCCTAATAATATCAACGTGAGaagtagatttattatggaaaaTGTATACTGAGGAATGAAACCTTCTCTAACAAATTCTAGTAGTGTTGAGGAATTGCTTGCCTTTTTCCTATTTATCTAGCTTAGGGCTGCCTTACAAGCCATCCTATTCATGCTTCACTGACGCTCTAGGTTAGCACCACCATAACTCCAGTCATTTGAGTGCATGCATCAACATTGACCAGGCTGATGCACTTTTGTCTTTTATAATGTAAATCATATATCTTATTTGCTTCTGTATGCAGGTTTATATGTTGAAGGCTGAAGGTATCGCATTCCGGTTCTTACCTGACCCgcttcaaataaaaaatgcaCTGGAGGTCTGCTTTTTGATGAACTTATGGCTCATTGCTCTATTATGTTATCCTAACTTGGATGGTCGGATCTATTTATagtttccttcctcctctcccatAGTCCCATCATGACGTAAGTAGAAGTAGCCAATAGTGGGATGATAACCTTTTTCGACACCAATCAGACTCTACCTTCCTTCTTTACCTCCTCAGCCTCCGCGACATTAGGTTATGTATAGCTGTAAACTTGTACTCCCAGAAGCCATTGCTTTTGAAAGCATCAATTATGCCAGTATATGCTCCACAATTGGAACGAAGTATTTATATTTACGTTACTactttatcattattttttcttCTATAAATTAAAGGGATGGAGCATGTATGCCCGTGTTTCCATAACGTATCAAGGATTTTAATATCAACTTCCTTGAATATTATTGGCACACACAATGGGTCGGCCATGACCAATTGCAAATTTACTAGTGCATTAGAAATTGTCATACGTTTGCCTAGAATCTTTGCTCAATTGATCTGTATTCCTAAAATGCACATCCATATTTATTGGTTCATTATATTTCAACACTTAAAGAAAGAAAACCTCTCTTTGAAGAAAGAGTAAAAAGCATGAGCAGTGTCATCGAGATCAACTTTGAAAAAGATTTGGGTCCCTAAACTTGTTAAATGTGTCATCTAGGTCCAAAGTGCCCAAAATACCCCTATGGTTCCTGGTGTGGCATGTCAATTGGAGATCTCGTATTGACAAGTCAAATTAATTGGGTATTTTTGACCCTTATCTGCATTTTCCAAGTTTATGGACCTGGATGGCACTCCATAACAAGTTTATGGACTGCCCACAAATTTCACTTGAAATTTCAAAACTTTGAGCAACATCAAGTGACCCAACTATAGGCTACAGTGTGCCTTTTGCCATATGCCTCACTACTAGATATGCACATAGAACATGTGAAGTACCATAGTAGAAGGCGTCGAATCTTTCTGATTATCCTGGATGGATTAGTTGACCTACAGCGATTCTCCATAGTGCACGTTTGTAGTTCTACAATCCTTCCTGTAATTTTAGGTAATACTTTTGTTGATGACTACAGCTAATTTGAAACCTTGAGTACAGAGCATGTGAATTATCTGGTCTCCAAGATTATTACTTGAATACAATGTAATGGCCAATCATTATCGTTGTGACATATatcgccttttttttttcagctgAAATCAGGCTTAACTGCTTTTGATGGTGTTCCTGTTTTTCAGGTAATATCTCTGGCTCTATTGTTCTACCAAGAAGTTTACTTTGTGATATAGAAACAGTATTTAAATTTTGTTTCTCATGAGTCATGTTAATTGGATGCTATGAGTTCTTATGCATATTGAG
It includes:
- the LOC101773237 gene encoding protein TIC 22, chloroplastic, translated to MPPPDSASTRSSLPLAATLMTDPTPSPTSAAPPPNPLAAASSFFHHHLSRLASHLTAPRPALAAAAATRAPGPQGASLSLALAPDEVARALTGTPVFTVCNSNNEFVLVSDPATGLRSLGLLCFRSEDANALLSHVRTRQPVLGRGAKVVPITLDQVYMLKAEGIAFRFLPDPLQIKNALELKSGLTAFDGVPVFQSDLLVVKKQKKRYCPIYFQKEDIERELTKASKSSRGSALSKQIMVGSLEDVLRKMEINDRNSGWDDLIFIPPGKSLNQHINEVSA